One region of Fragaria vesca subsp. vesca linkage group LG4, FraVesHawaii_1.0, whole genome shotgun sequence genomic DNA includes:
- the LOC101299857 gene encoding uncharacterized protein LOC101299857: protein METYTSPIQLKLMIDPLHQKVLFAEVGKDFVDFLFTLLPLPIGTIIGLLNKEHGMVGCLGKLYNSVESLSGTYFLNSDLDRNAIDDESSHDEWDDDVNIMDVSSDKQSSDDNESNANSDFYICVSCLSKSSAKERVYYGTDNSKSICPGCKAIMSTPAAYVAPPLTEDDISIREGSYVKDAVTYIVMDDLEVKPMSGTLVMAVLNKFNVKDVSSLEEKVVHLGNEEGLKLLKASLHSESALSVAFLARKEKAA from the exons ATGGAAACCTATACCTCTCCTATCCAGTTGAAGCTCATGATAGACCCGCTGCATCAAAAGGTTTTGTTTGCTGAAGTGGGCAAGGATTTTGTGGATTTTCTATTCACTCTTCTGCCTCTGCCTATTGGCACAATCATTGGCTTACTCAACAAAGAACATGGCATGGTTGGTTGCTTGGGAAAACTCTACAACAGTGTTGAAAGTCTCAGTGGCACATACTTTCTAAACTCTGATCTTGATAGAAAT GCTATTGATGATGAATCCAGCCACGATGAATGGGATGATGATGTCAATATAATGGATGTATCAAGCGACAAGCAATCAAGTGATGACAATGAATCAAATGCGAATAGTGACTTCTACATCTGTGTGTCCTGTTTGAGCAAGAGCAGTGCCAAAGAACGGGTATACTATGGCACGGACAACTCTAAATCCATCTGTCCAGGGTGCAAAGCAATAATGTCGACCCCAGCGGCTTATGTTGCTCCACCGCTTACTGAAGATGATATATCCATCCGTGAGGGATCATATGTGAAAGATGCTGTTACTTATATTGTAATGGATGATTTGGAAGTGAAGCCCATGTCTGGCACTTTGGTTATGGCTGTGCTAAACAAGTTTAATGTTAAGGATGTCAGTAGCCTTGAAGAGAAGGTGGTTCATCTTGGCAACGAAGAG GGTCTGAAGTTGCTTAAGGCGTCCCTGCACTCTGAGTCAGCTCTCAGCGTTGCCTTCCTTGCAAGGAAAGAAAAAGCAGCTTGA
- the LOC101300436 gene encoding isopenicillin N epimerase-like translates to MSVALGVTSSSERESKLECFSASPENFSTPATAAIETDGGDAVITLQCAYGAVKNSIKAYFERAGGYVIEVPFQFLVNSSEEIGNEFQMALVKGKASGRRVRLALIDHVTSMPSILLPIKKLVEVCREEGVDQVFIDGAHGVGCVDVDMQEIGADFYISNLHKWFVCPASVAFLYCRKSVTHSELHHHMVSHDYGKGLAIESCWIGTRDYSPLVVPSAVEFTNRFEGGIDGIKRRNHDSVVEKGKMLAKAWGTNLGSPPDMCASMIMVGMPAYLGVSSDDDALKLRTHLREKFSVEVPIYYRMPKHEEVAKTTTAYARVSHQVYNKVDDYYKFRDAINQLVCDGFTCARSL, encoded by the exons ATGTCTGTGGCTTTGGGCGTGACGAGCTCCAGTGAAAGAGAATCGAAGCTCGAATGTTTCTCAGCATCTCCGGAAAATTTTTCGACTCCGGCCACGGCTGCAATCGAGACCGATGGCG GGGATGCTGTCATCACACTGCAGTGTGCTTATGGCGCGGTGAAGAACTCCATTAAGGCCTATTTTGAGCGAGCTGGCGGGTATGTTATTGAAGTTCCATTTCAATTTCTAGTGAATTCCAGTGAAGAAATAGGAAATGAATTTCAGATGGCTTTGGTGAAGGGAAAGGCTAGTGGTAGAAGAGTTAGATTAGCTCTGATTGATCATGTTACATCCATGCCATCTATTTTACTTCCAATTAAGAAATTGGTTGAAGTGTGCAGGGAAGAAGGTGTTGATCAAGTTTTCATAGATGGGGCTCATGGTGTTGGGTGTGTAGATGTTGATATGCAAGAAATAGGGGCAGATTTTTACATTAGTAATTTGCACAAGTGGTTCGTCTGCCCTGCTTCGGTTGCATTTCTGTATTGTAGGAAGTCAGTCACACATTCAGAACTGCATCATCATATGGTGTCTCATGATTATGGTAAAGGGTTGGCTATTGAAAGCTGCTGGATAGGGACTAGGGATTATAGTCCTTTAGTAGTTCCTTCAGCTGTGGAGTTCACAAACAGATTTGAAGGCGGTATCGATGGAATCAAAAGGAGGAATCATGATTCTGTTGTTGAGAAGGGAAAGATGTTGGCAAAGGCTTGGGGAACCAATCTTGGGTCTCCACCGGATATGTGTGCAAGCATGATCATGGTGGGAATGCCGGCTTATTTGGGGGTTTCAAGTGACGATGATGCCTTGAAATTAAGGACACATCTGAGGGAGAAATTTAGTGTTGAAGTACCAATATATTACCGAATGCCGAAGCATGAAGAGGTTGCAAAAACAACAACTGCGTATGCTCGAGTTTCTCATCAAGTCTACAACAAAGTTGATGACTATTATAAGTTCAGAGATGCAATCAATCAACTTGTTTGTGATGGGTTCACATGTGCTCGATCTTTATGA